The Chryseobacterium sp. JV274 sequence CAGCACTTACACAGATTGCATTTTCTTTTCTTTCCTTAAAACGTTTATAGGTAATCCCGTCATTCAATGTTACAAAAACATAGGTTTTTCCCTGTTTCAAATCATTGATTCCTTCCACATATTTTCCTACAATATAAGACCCGTTTCTGAATGGAGGCATAGAATCTCCATCTGCAGGGAATGCCCTGTATTTTCCATTAGTAAGAAAGGGAAGAGCGATACGCTGAAGGCTCTCAATATAATCTACATCACTGTAACCTTCCAGATATCCCATAGAAGCTTTTTGAGGGATAATTTCTATTGTATCATTTCCATGGGTATCTACTGCCACAGGAAGAACAATTCTGTTGTCAGGCAATTTCAGCATATCATCCATAGGGTACTTCTGGATATCTACGGACAGCATAAGATCAATGCTTACATGAAAATATTTAGAGATTTTTATAAGAAGTTCGATAGGAGGTTCAGATATTCCGTTTTCATATTTTGAATAGCGAACTCTGGAAATCATCAGTTCATCAGCTACATTTTGTTGGGAAAGCTTTCTCCTGGCTCTTAAGAAGCGTATATTATTTGAAAAAATTGACATTGATAAAAATATGTAAGCAAAAATACAAAATTTGAATGCGTTACCAACCACCGAAGCAGGTTTTACTATAAGATATAAGGAAATTTCACCACTAAGGTCTCCATTTTTACTAAAACGGGTAAATTTTCATGCCTGGATATTTAATTTCCGCACGCTGAAAATTGATTTATGAACAAATATAGAAGGCTTTACATAGTTTAAACAATAATCATCAATAAATAGAATTTAGTGCATAAATAATAACTCTAAATTTCATAAATTGAGTTATTATTTTTAACATTTAGTAAATCAATCACATATAAGTGAAAATCATATTTATACTAAAAAACATATATATTAATGAAATATTAAATAATAAAAACATATAATTAATTTATTGAAAATAATTTGCAATTGTATTATTATTATTCATATATTCGTGATGTAATAATCATATAAAATTATAGTTATGAAAAACTTAAAAAAATTAGACAGAAACGAATTAAAAGCTATTTCAGGTAACGGATTACTAGATCCAATCGGTACTTTACTAGGTGGACTAGGAGGTGTAGTTGGTGGAGTAGTAGGCGGAGTAGGTACTATCGTAGGTGGTGTAGTTACTGGCGTAGGATCTACTGTTGGTGGTGTAGTTGGCGGTGTAAGCACTGTCGTAACTAACGCTTTATGCCAAACACAATGTGTTGTAAATGGTGTAATTCACATCAAATTACTTGAGTGTGGTTCTACTTGCTAATCTGCAAGAATAGACATTAAAAATCATTCCGCTCTTTTCAGAGCGGATTTTTTTTATATCCCAAACAGAAAATAAAAGCAACGTATTACACTTACAATCAATCATTTATTTTTATTTTGAGATCTTTTGATTGAAAGAATATCAATCCTGAGCTTCCTATGCCGGCATTTCATTACTGAATGTACGTTTAGCCTATAAAGACAACCGTTTATCCCTGGAATTAATATTTCAGCAGGTATGAAAATAACAATATAAATAATCTCATTTCTGCAGTTGTCATTCAATGATAGCTGCATATTTTTTGTGGTTTTTTATAAGGCTAATTAATCAAATTATAAGGCTAATTAATCAAAAAAATATTAAAAAAAAGTAATAAAATTTTAATACGACATGTTTTGACGCTGCGCGTCTATATCTTTATGTTAGAGATAAGATAAAGAATCCCGGGAAATTATTGTCTTACTAATCCAAAATTAACTTTTTTAACAACTATTTTTTAAATTATGCACAAAAAACAACTAGTAATCATTTTTCTATTTCTATTTTTCTGTTCTTATGCACAGACTGAATTTATTACTTTATGGAAACCTAATGTAAATGGTACCATTGACCATGCAATATCTTTTGGCGGTACAGGAACCAATTATACCATTAGCTGGGAAGAAGTGGGATACCCACAACATAATGGAGTCCTTAATTCTGTTACATCCAATAGCACCAATCCGATTACCATTCTTTTTGGACCTTCATTACATACAAACCCTATCCAGGCAACCTACAAATTGAAAGTATACAATGGCAACGGGCTATTTTACGGGTTCAGGGCCAGTACAAACTTTATTGATCCTAATGCTAATCTGGAACTCACCGAAATCAGTCAGTGGGGAGACATCATTTGGCTTCAGCAATTTAATCAGGGATTTGCGGGCTGTCCAAACCTTAATGTAACTGCTGCAGACATTCCCAATCTAACACAAATAAACAATTTATCGGAAATGTTCTATAATTGTTCATCTTTGATCGGAAATAATTCATTTTCA is a genomic window containing:
- a CDS encoding LexA family transcriptional regulator: MSIFSNNIRFLRARRKLSQQNVADELMISRVRYSKYENGISEPPIELLIKISKYFHVSIDLMLSVDIQKYPMDDMLKLPDNRIVLPVAVDTHGNDTIEIIPQKASMGYLEGYSDVDYIESLQRIALPFLTNGKYRAFPADGDSMPPFRNGSYIVGKYVEGINDLKQGKTYVFVTLNDGITYKRFKERKENAICVSADNSFYESYEIPFEEVVEIWQYASGIFPEDFEPGDYESYNFKEMFRELRQDIRDLDKKVSGRRRKQS
- a CDS encoding bacteriocin-like protein, with product MKNLKKLDRNELKAISGNGLLDPIGTLLGGLGGVVGGVVGGVGTIVGGVVTGVGSTVGGVVGGVSTVVTNALCQTQCVVNGVIHIKLLECGSTC